The genome window CGTAGTCCAAAATTGTCCGGTTGATCAAAATAACTTGGTCGCAAAAGCCTTGAATCGAAGCTAAATCATGGGTTGAGATCAAGATGGTATGCCCCTGCTGCTGTAAACCGACGAGGAGTTCAATCATCGATCGCTCAGTCGTCACATCGACGCCAGCAAAGGGCTCGTCTAGGAGTAAGATGGTGGCCTGTTGGGCGAGCGCACGGGCGAGGAACACCCGTTTCTTTTGACCACCGGATAGTTCCCCAATTTGCCGATCACGCAATTCCCAGAGGCCAACGCGTTCAATACTTTCGCGCACGATATGGCGATCGCGACTGCGCGGGATCCGGAGCCAGTTCATGTAGCCATAACGTCCCATCATCACGACATCCCAAACGCTGACAGGGAAATTCCAGTCCACATCTTCAGCTTGGGGCATATAGGCGACAAGCTGCTTTTTGCGTGCATAACTCAGCGGCATTGAGGCGATCGTAATCTGGCCCGTTTTAGCGCGCAAAAAGCCCATGATGGTTTTGAATAAGGTCGATTTACCGGCCCCGTTCATGCCCACTAATGCCGTAATTGCGCCGGACTTGAGCGATACATTGGCATCATGCAGAGCTTCTTTCCCGTTGGGATAAACCACGCTGAGATGTTTAATTTGGATACCGGTTTGAGGATTTGTATGTGCTTGGGACATGGCGTGAAACATGGATTAGGTACAAAAAGTAGATGAAACTTAGGATTTCGGGGCCAGACCAGCAATGATGGTGTTCACGTTGTGCTCCAAGAGTTTTAAGTAGGTTGAGGCGGGTCCATCCACGGTGGAGAGGGAATCGACATAGAGCGTACCGGCAAATCTTGCCCCGCTTTCCTTCGCCACTTGGCGTTGGGGTTTATCACTGACCGTGCTTTCGCAGAACACGGCCGGAATGTTTTGCCGTTGAATGGTGCGAATGACGCGTTTAACTTGCTGGGGCGTGCCTTGTTGCTCGGCATTGACGGGCCAAAGATAGGCTTCTTTGAGACCGTAGTCGCGGGCCAGGTAAGAAAATGCGCCTTCACAGGTGACGAGGTAGCGTTTATTGACTGGAATTTTCGCGATCGTTTGCTTCAGGCGCTGATCCAGGGCGGCAATTTGGCGGTTGTAGCTTTCCGCATTGGCCTTATAGGTCGCGGTATTGGCGGGGTCAAGGTCGCTTAATGCTTGTTGAATATTTGCGACATAGCGCTGGGCATTTTTCGGAGACATCCAGGCATGGGGATTGGGTTTACCCGTATAGGCGCCAGCTCCATCATTGCCATCGGCCCCGATCGCAACGGGCTTGATTCCTTCTGACAAGGTCACGCGTTTGACTTTGGGTAAGCTGCTATAGAACCGATCGGCCCAGAGTTCTAGGTTCAAGCCATTATCGAAAATTAGTTTGGCTTTTTGGCCTCGGACTAAATCGCTGGGTGTGGGCTCGTAGCTATGAATCTCGGCTCCTGGTTTCAGGAGGGATTGCACCGCCGCTTTATCCCCAGCGACGTTCTGTGCCATATCCGCAATGATTGAAAAGGTGGTGAGGACAGTTGTCGGAGAAGACTGGTTGGTGTTGGACGGAGCGGTTTGGCGACAAGACCCAAGCACTAATCCGATGATGATTGTAGCTAGAGTATTCCAGCGTTTGTCGTTCATGCCTCACCATAAAACTTAGGGGTTTTCATATTTCTTTCATTTTAATCTAATGCGATGGGAAAATGAAAGGAAAGTGAAATGAAGTTTTGTGAAGGCGGATGCTGTTTGGGCTTGGACGGCGACGGCTGTGATGCGTCGGTTCAACACTTATTCGTAATAAATATGGCTATTTGAGGGGGGCTGTTTGGGGAGCTGGACGCTGAGCCGTGTGCCTGTTCCTTCTTGGCTATCGAGCTTGATCTGGCCGCTGTGGAGTTCGATGCAGGCGCGGGCGATCGCTAAACCCATGCCACTACCGGGAATCATCTCGACATTGCTACCCCGGCTAAAGGATTCAAAGAGAACCGCTTGATCAGTGGATGGAATGCCAATGCCTTGATCCGTAATCTGAATCGTTATGGTATCGGTTTGGCCCAGTAGTTCGATCGCGATTTCGCCGCCATTGGGTGAGTATTTGATCGCATTGGCAAAGAGGTTATTCAGTGCCATGCGAAGTAAGCCTTGATCGCCCCAAAATCCGTGGGTATTGCCGATGATTTTGAGGCTGATTGTGTGACTATCCTGGATCGCTTCACGTTGTTGATCAACTAGATCGGCGATGAATTGCAGAATATTCATTGGAGAGGGCTCAAATTTTGCCTTATCCAGTTCACATTGGTGGGCCAGCAACATATCATCCACCAGTTGGGCCATGTGTCTTGCTTTATTTTGGATAATCGCGAGAAATCGCTGCTGTCGTGCTGGGGACAGATTCTGACTGTGTTGATTGAGGGTTGCTGCTGCTGCGAGAATTGCGGCGAGCGGCGAGCGATATTCATGGGCAACCGTGGCAATGATTTGGGATTTGAAGGTGTTTACTTCTTCGGCTTTTTGGAGTGCGGCTTGAGTTTGGTTGAGCAGTTCGGATTGCTGGATCGCGGTAGTTAGTTGAATTGATAGTTCACTCAGTAGTGATTCTTCATCGGCATGCCATTGCCGATTGCTGGATTGCTGGGCAATTAGGTATCCCCAAGTGGTGAATTGCTGATTTTGAGCTGGCAGGCTCAGGGGGACAGCGATGGCCTGCTCTGTCGTAATCAAGGTGGGATGCGATCGTGGTTCAACTTGATTGGTTTGGGTTTCCCAGGTTTTAACGAGTGCTGTAATTGTGGGGGCAATATGGTTGATATGACCGAGCTCTGCGAGGATTTGCTGGGGTTTGCCATTTTCACACTGGTAGATTGCCACGCGATCGCATGCGAGCAATTGTTGGATTTCCGCGACCGCTGTATTGAGTACATGTTCCAACGTGAGGGAATGGCGGATTCTTAAGGCGGTAGTGGCAATTAAGCGCTGCCGATCTTGATTTTTTTGCAGTAAGGTTTGTAATGCCGCTTGCCGGACGACATTCCGTACGGCCATTTGTAAGACTTTTGGCTGGAGATATTGCTTGACGAGATAATCTTGCACCCCTTCTTTCATGGCTTGAACCGCAATATTTTCATCCCCTTGGCCGGTCAGCATGATGATAGGGATGGATGCTTGCTGCATCTGTTGATGCAATGCGCCTAAAAAATCAATGCCCGTCATATCCGGTAGATGGAAGTCAAGCAAAACTACATCGCAATGTTCTTTGAGCAGCAGCGATAGACCAATCTCCGCTTCAGGGGCTTCGAGAAACTGATAGGAATGATGCGGATCATCGGAGAGATATTCCCGGTATATCTCTCGGTCCTCAGGACAATCATCAATAATGAGTAGTTTTAATGCATTTGGCATCAGCGACGAATTAGCGGAAACCATACAATCTTAGCGAACATCCTTTCCCCATAAATCGTTGATCTGAGCGGCTATTACGAAGAAATAAGCGATTGCAAATATATGTATCTAAGTATCAATAAAAACGCTCGACTGGCGCTGTTTCATAATTTTGCGAATTTGATCTGTGCACTACCGCATGGGCGAATTCTATATAAAATATCGGGCAATTTATATACCTCTGGGACGAATATTTAGTTCATAAATTGAAAGCTGGTGTTGTAGGCTTAATGACTATCCTAATTGGTGCATATCGTAGAAACTACGATCGAAATCGCGTTATAACATTCAGTTTTCCTGCGGGATAGCTTAGCTGTAATGCCCATTGAAAAACAGGATGGCGATCATCTCGGTCGATCTAGCTGCAACT of Romeriopsis navalis LEGE 11480 contains these proteins:
- a CDS encoding metal ABC transporter ATP-binding protein; the encoded protein is MFHAMSQAHTNPQTGIQIKHLSVVYPNGKEALHDANVSLKSGAITALVGMNGAGKSTLFKTIMGFLRAKTGQITIASMPLSYARKKQLVAYMPQAEDVDWNFPVSVWDVVMMGRYGYMNWLRIPRSRDRHIVRESIERVGLWELRDRQIGELSGGQKKRVFLARALAQQATILLLDEPFAGVDVTTERSMIELLVGLQQQGHTILISTHDLASIQGFCDQVILINRTILDYGETADVFTPENLSRAFGGNIADLSVSKAWLMQKEAS
- a CDS encoding metal ABC transporter substrate-binding protein, whose product is MNDKRWNTLATIIIGLVLGSCRQTAPSNTNQSSPTTVLTTFSIIADMAQNVAGDKAAVQSLLKPGAEIHSYEPTPSDLVRGQKAKLIFDNGLNLELWADRFYSSLPKVKRVTLSEGIKPVAIGADGNDGAGAYTGKPNPHAWMSPKNAQRYVANIQQALSDLDPANTATYKANAESYNRQIAALDQRLKQTIAKIPVNKRYLVTCEGAFSYLARDYGLKEAYLWPVNAEQQGTPQQVKRVIRTIQRQNIPAVFCESTVSDKPQRQVAKESGARFAGTLYVDSLSTVDGPASTYLKLLEHNVNTIIAGLAPKS
- a CDS encoding sensor histidine kinase is translated as MPNALKLLIIDDCPEDREIYREYLSDDPHHSYQFLEAPEAEIGLSLLLKEHCDVVLLDFHLPDMTGIDFLGALHQQMQQASIPIIMLTGQGDENIAVQAMKEGVQDYLVKQYLQPKVLQMAVRNVVRQAALQTLLQKNQDRQRLIATTALRIRHSLTLEHVLNTAVAEIQQLLACDRVAIYQCENGKPQQILAELGHINHIAPTITALVKTWETQTNQVEPRSHPTLITTEQAIAVPLSLPAQNQQFTTWGYLIAQQSSNRQWHADEESLLSELSIQLTTAIQQSELLNQTQAALQKAEEVNTFKSQIIATVAHEYRSPLAAILAAAATLNQHSQNLSPARQQRFLAIIQNKARHMAQLVDDMLLAHQCELDKAKFEPSPMNILQFIADLVDQQREAIQDSHTISLKIIGNTHGFWGDQGLLRMALNNLFANAIKYSPNGGEIAIELLGQTDTITIQITDQGIGIPSTDQAVLFESFSRGSNVEMIPGSGMGLAIARACIELHSGQIKLDSQEGTGTRLSVQLPKQPPSNSHIYYE